The Desmodus rotundus isolate HL8 chromosome 13, HLdesRot8A.1, whole genome shotgun sequence genome has a window encoding:
- the CDKN2AIP gene encoding CDKN2A-interacting protein isoform X1, with protein MAQEVSEYLSQNPRVAAWVEALRCDGETDKHWRHRREFLLRNAGDLAPAGGAASADTEDAADAEGGSRSRQLQQLISFSMAWANHVFLGCRYPQKVMDKILSMAEGIKVTDAPIHTTRDELVAKVKKRGISSSNEGVEEPTKKRVVEGKNNSAVEQEDHAKTSAKAERASAQQGNSSASTGSSTKSESGGNSTRSSGTSNQSSSAGDGDPCVSSQSSSSSISSQVTTAGSGKASESEAPEKRGSASLVSALLKSSVNSHVTPSADSGQQSGSPKKSALEGSSVSAPPSISEIEVPLLGSSGSSEVELPLLSSKPSSETASSGLTSKTSSEASVSPPVSKNSSSSGTSLLTPKSSTLANTSMLTSKSTSQVAASLLASKSSPQTSGSLVSKSTSLAGVSQLASKSSSQTSTSQLPSKSTSQSSETSVKFSCCKLTNEDVKQKQPFFNRLYKTVAWKLVAVGGFSPNVNHGELLNAAIEALKATLDVFFVPLKELADLPQNKSSQESIVCELRCKSVYLGTGCGKSKENAKAVASREALKLFLKKKVVVKICKRKYRGSEIEDLVLLDEESRPVNLPPALKHPQELL; from the exons ATGGCGCAGGAGGTGTCGGAGTACCTGAGCCAGAACCCGCGAGTGGCCGCCTGGGTGGAGGCGCTGCGCTGCGACGGCGAGACTGACAAACACTGGCGCCACCGCCGGGAGTTTCTGCTCCGCAAcgccggggacctggcccccgCCGGCGGCGCTGCCTCCGCTGACACGGAGGACGCTGCGGACGCCGAGGGCGGGAGCCGCAGTCGGCAGCTGCAGCAACTCATCTCCTTTTCCATGGCCTGGGCCAACCATGTCTTCCTCGGGTGCCG gTACCCTCAAAAAGTTatggataaaatacttagtaTGGCTGAAGGCATCAAAGTGACAGATGCTCCAATCCATACAACACGAGACGAACTGGTTGCCAAGGTGAAGAAAAGAGGGATATCAAGTAGCAATG aaGGGGTAGAAGAGCCAACGAAGAAACGAGTTGtagaaggaaaaaacaattcTGCAGTTGAGCAAGAAGATCACGCAAAAACTTCTGCCAAAGCAGAACGTGCATCAGCTCAGCAGGGAAACAGCTCGGCATCTACGGGGTCCTCTACGAAATCAGAGAGTGGTGGGAACTCCACTCGGAGCTCGGGCACCTCAAATCAGAGTAGCTCCGCAGGTGACGGAGATCCATGTGTTTCCAgccaaagcagcagcagcagcatttctTCTCAGGTAACAACGGCAGGGTCTGGAAAAGCTTCTGAATCAGAAGCCCCAGAGAAACGCGGGTCAGCATCATTGGTGTCTGCGTTGTTGAAATCCAGTGTGAATAGTCATGTGACCCCATCCGCAGATTCCGGTCAACAAAGTGGATCACCTAAAAAGAGTGCTTTGGAAGGCTCTTCAGTCTCAGCTCCTCCAAGCATCTCAGAGATCGAGGTGCCCTTGTTGGGCtcctcaggaagctcagaggtaGAGTTGCCACTGTTGTCTTCTAAACCCAGTTCAGAGACAGCTTCAAGTGGGTTAACTTCCAAAACCAGTTCAGAGGCAAGTGTTTCACCACCAGTCTCTAAAAACAGTTCCTCGTCAGGCACATCCTTGCTAACTCCCAAGAGCAGCACATTAGCAAATACATCGATGCTGACTTCCAAGAGCACTTCGCAGGTAGCTGCATCACTGTTAGCTTCCAAGAGCAGCCCACAGACCAGTGGATCTCTTGTTTCTAAAAGCACTTCCTTAGCAGGTGTGTCCCAACTGGCGTCTAAGAGTAGTTCTCAGACTAGCACATCCCAGTTGCCTTCTAAAAGTACTTCCCAGTCAAGTGAAACGTCTGTCAAATTCTCTTGTTGCAAGTTAACCAATGAAGACGTGAAACAGAAGCAGCCTTTTTTCAACAGACTCTATAAAACGGTGGCGTGGAAGTTGGTAGCTGTTGGTGGCTTTAGTCCCAATGTTAATCATGGCGAGCTCCTAAACGCAGCCATAGAGGCTCTGAAAGCAACACTGGACGTGTTTTTTGTCCCACTAAAAGAACTGGCAGATCTGCCTCAAAATAAGAGCTCTCAAGAAAGTATTGTTTGTGAATTGAGATGCAAGTCTGTGTATTTGGGCACTGGCTgtggaaaaagcaaagaaaatgcaaaagcGGTTGCATCAAGAGAAGCATTGAAGTTATTTCTCAAGAAAAAGGTGGTGGTGAAAATATGTAAAAGGAAATACAGAGGCAGTGAAATAGAAGACCTAGTGCTCCTTGATGAAGAATCAAGGCCTGTAAACTTACCTCCAGCACTAAAACATCCTCAAGAATTGCTATAA
- the CDKN2AIP gene encoding CDKN2A-interacting protein isoform X2: MAQEVSEYLSQNPRVAAWVEALRCDGETDKHWRHRREFLLRNAGDLAPAGGAASADTEDAADAEGGSRSRQLQQLISFSMAWANHVFLGCRYPQKVMDKILSMAEGIKVTDAPIHTTRDELVAKKG, translated from the exons ATGGCGCAGGAGGTGTCGGAGTACCTGAGCCAGAACCCGCGAGTGGCCGCCTGGGTGGAGGCGCTGCGCTGCGACGGCGAGACTGACAAACACTGGCGCCACCGCCGGGAGTTTCTGCTCCGCAAcgccggggacctggcccccgCCGGCGGCGCTGCCTCCGCTGACACGGAGGACGCTGCGGACGCCGAGGGCGGGAGCCGCAGTCGGCAGCTGCAGCAACTCATCTCCTTTTCCATGGCCTGGGCCAACCATGTCTTCCTCGGGTGCCG gTACCCTCAAAAAGTTatggataaaatacttagtaTGGCTGAAGGCATCAAAGTGACAGATGCTCCAATCCATACAACACGAGACGAACTGGTTGCCAAG aaGGGGTAG